One part of the Nitrospirae bacterium YQR-1 genome encodes these proteins:
- a CDS encoding glycosyltransferase family 2 protein: protein MKLISILTPCLNEEENVWELYTQVKGIFDTLPDYTYEHIFIDNASTDGTVGELKKIAESDKRVKVIVNTRNFGSSRSCFHGIMQTTGDAVIILVADLQDPPEMILQFIKKWEEGYKMVIGVMTERRESRIMVFIRNCYYKLLALISETRLYNSFTGFGLYDRTVIEILRQMDDHIPYFRGMVAETGFEPAVIEYIHRKRERGKSKENIFALINIALSGITAHSKLPLRITTFLGIFGATGSLVVALFYFVYKLLYWNSFSVGIAPVVIGLFLFMSIQLILIGIIGEYVGWIYMQVRKRPLVVERQRINF from the coding sequence ATGAAACTTATAAGCATACTGACGCCTTGTTTAAATGAGGAGGAAAATGTTTGGGAGCTTTATACTCAGGTAAAGGGTATTTTTGACACTCTGCCGGATTATACTTATGAGCACATATTTATAGACAATGCCTCCACAGACGGGACAGTAGGTGAACTTAAGAAGATAGCTGAGTCTGACAAGAGAGTAAAAGTAATAGTTAATACCAGAAACTTTGGTTCATCCAGGTCATGTTTTCATGGAATAATGCAGACAACCGGAGATGCCGTAATAATTCTGGTAGCCGATTTACAGGACCCGCCCGAGATGATTCTTCAATTCATAAAGAAATGGGAAGAGGGGTACAAGATGGTAATAGGGGTGATGACTGAGCGGCGAGAGTCCCGCATTATGGTTTTTATCAGAAATTGCTACTATAAATTGTTGGCGTTAATCTCAGAAACCAGGTTATACAACTCTTTTACAGGATTTGGATTATACGACAGAACGGTAATAGAAATTTTGCGGCAAATGGATGACCACATTCCGTATTTCAGGGGTATGGTGGCGGAGACGGGGTTTGAACCGGCTGTGATAGAGTACATTCATCGCAAGAGGGAGAGGGGGAAATCCAAAGAAAATATATTTGCCCTGATTAATATTGCACTTTCCGGTATAACAGCCCACTCAAAGTTGCCTCTGCGAATTACCACTTTTTTAGGCATTTTTGGGGCTACGGGTAGTTTAGTTGTGGCTCTGTTTTACTTTGTTTACAAATTGCTTTACTGGAATTCCTTTAGTGTAGGGATAGCACCGGTGGTTATAGGGCTTTTCCTTTTTATGTCTATACAATTGATTTTGATTGGTATAATTGGTGAGTATGTCGGATGGATATACATGCAGGTACGAAAAAGACCTCTGGTTGTGGAAAGACAACGTATAAATTTTTAG
- the ndk gene encoding nucleoside-diphosphate kinase, translating into MQRTLSIVKPDGVKKNLIGEVIGRFEKQGFKIVALKMIHMSKKEAEGFYIVHKARPFYGELTAFMSEGPVVVMVVEGDKVIEKVRELMGATNPKDAAPNTIRADFASDVERNIVHGSDSAESASFEIPYFFSTLEIAG; encoded by the coding sequence ATGCAGAGAACGCTTTCAATAGTCAAGCCGGACGGTGTTAAGAAAAACCTGATAGGGGAAGTGATCGGAAGATTTGAAAAACAGGGCTTTAAAATAGTTGCTCTGAAGATGATTCACATGTCTAAAAAAGAGGCGGAGGGGTTTTATATAGTGCACAAAGCCAGGCCGTTTTATGGTGAATTAACAGCTTTTATGTCTGAGGGACCTGTGGTTGTTATGGTAGTTGAGGGAGATAAGGTTATAGAGAAAGTGCGTGAGTTAATGGGAGCAACCAATCCAAAAGATGCCGCACCTAATACAATCAGGGCAGATTTTGCCTCAGATGTTGAGAGAAACATAGTACATGGTTCAGATTCGGCTGAGTCGGCCTCTTTTGAAATTCCGTATTTCTTTTCCACCCTTGAGATAGCGGGTTAA
- a CDS encoding NAD-dependent epimerase/dehydratase family protein, whose translation MKKAEIAILGGTSHIAKGLIHSFLSLHRGEFFLHLYTSSSERVRRFLDATGKSAEPDYIIHEGYSDFTKCSYDVVINCVGVGTQGKLQGDYTKWFMITEQYDNMVIEYLRDRAPDAVYINFSSGAVYGNFSTPSEENTMYCIRINRIAPGDYYGIVKLYTECKHRSFENLNIVDLRVFSYFSRFIDLKDGYFITDVLNCVLNKKVLVTDTVDIVRDYVAPEDLFALILRCMAVGRINKALDVISAKPVQKSEILEYFSQKYGLKYETGSSLCQVSATGAKNIYFSTYNNAAAIGYKSALSSMDAVKRESEHILRSLTGD comes from the coding sequence ATGAAAAAAGCAGAAATTGCAATACTGGGCGGCACCTCACACATTGCAAAGGGACTGATACACAGTTTTCTTAGTCTTCACAGAGGAGAGTTTTTTTTACACCTTTATACAAGCTCATCCGAGAGAGTCCGCCGCTTTCTTGACGCTACAGGAAAATCAGCTGAGCCGGACTATATCATTCATGAGGGTTATAGTGATTTCACAAAATGTTCATATGATGTTGTAATAAACTGTGTTGGTGTGGGAACTCAGGGCAAGCTCCAGGGTGATTACACTAAGTGGTTTATGATTACCGAGCAATATGACAATATGGTAATTGAGTATTTACGTGACAGAGCTCCCGATGCTGTTTATATTAATTTCAGCAGCGGGGCTGTTTATGGTAATTTTTCGACACCCTCGGAGGAAAACACTATGTACTGTATCCGTATCAATCGTATTGCCCCGGGGGATTACTATGGTATTGTTAAACTCTACACTGAGTGTAAGCACAGATCTTTTGAAAACCTCAACATAGTTGATCTCAGGGTATTTTCCTATTTCAGCAGGTTTATTGACCTCAAGGACGGCTATTTTATAACCGATGTGCTGAACTGTGTTTTGAATAAAAAGGTTTTAGTTACAGACACTGTGGACATTGTCCGCGATTACGTTGCCCCTGAGGACCTTTTCGCATTAATACTAAGATGTATGGCAGTTGGGAGAATAAATAAAGCATTGGATGTAATCAGCGCAAAGCCTGTACAAAAGTCAGAGATTCTTGAGTATTTTTCACAGAAATATGGATTAAAGTATGAAACCGGTTCCTCGTTGTGTCAGGTTAGTGCAACCGGAGCTAAAAATATTTACTTTTCAACCTATAACAATGCGGCTGCTATAGGTTATAAGTCTGCACTAAGTTCTATGGATGCCGTCAAACGGGAATCGGAGCATATTTTGAGGAGTTTAACCGGAGATTGA
- a CDS encoding DUF4139 domain-containing protein, translated as MRESCKWRMKLFSYISFIIILATAVLSYAETEVTRAYSTVEEQKSVALTVYNVNLGLVKEQRVLKLPTGRVLLSYMDVAAEIIPQSVSIHTPSGEKVLSVLEQNYEYDLLTPQKLIDKYVGKEVKLYYKNYYTDKDEVVKATVLSNNGGVPVYRIGDEITYGHPGRIIFPKLPENLIAKPTLQWLLNNDGASGQKVEVTYLTNGITWRADYVLLLNEKDNHAGLTGWVTIDNRSGTDYNHAKLKLVAGDVNRVTDTARRDALAYKAAAAHAESATVSFKEEGLFEYHIYTLNTPSTIKNNQIKQIRLLKEDNLSVHKDFVFRGQPHYFRNLYKDALPKDKIGVYIEIDNRKENNLGIPIPKGTVRVYKADSDGSRQFIGEDSIDHSPKDEKIRVKMGDAFDITGVRKQTNWKKLEWDTYEASFEIILKNHKKEDVRVRVLEPVVGQWKVLNNSHNYKKAESNLLEFAIEVPKDGEVKLNYTVTMRF; from the coding sequence GTGAGAGAGAGTTGTAAATGGAGAATGAAACTCTTCTCTTACATATCTTTCATCATTATTTTAGCAACAGCGGTTTTGAGCTACGCTGAGACGGAAGTGACACGTGCGTACTCCACAGTTGAGGAACAGAAGTCTGTAGCCCTTACAGTTTATAACGTCAACCTGGGGCTAGTTAAAGAACAACGGGTATTAAAACTACCAACCGGCAGGGTGCTGTTAAGTTATATGGATGTAGCCGCTGAGATAATCCCGCAAAGTGTAAGCATTCATACCCCCTCAGGTGAGAAGGTTCTTTCCGTGCTGGAGCAGAATTATGAATATGACCTCCTTACACCTCAGAAGCTCATTGATAAGTATGTCGGCAAAGAGGTTAAGCTCTACTATAAAAACTACTACACCGACAAGGATGAGGTAGTGAAGGCCACAGTGCTTTCAAATAACGGCGGCGTGCCTGTGTATAGAATTGGGGATGAGATAACCTATGGTCATCCGGGCCGGATAATCTTTCCGAAACTGCCTGAAAATCTTATAGCCAAACCTACCCTTCAGTGGCTGTTAAATAATGATGGAGCCTCAGGCCAAAAGGTAGAGGTTACATATCTGACAAACGGTATAACCTGGCGTGCCGACTACGTGCTGCTGTTAAACGAAAAAGACAACCATGCCGGCTTAACCGGCTGGGTAACTATTGACAACAGAAGCGGCACCGACTATAACCATGCAAAGTTAAAACTCGTTGCAGGGGATGTTAACCGTGTAACGGACACGGCGCGCAGAGATGCGCTTGCTTATAAGGCGGCGGCAGCCCATGCCGAATCAGCCACTGTTTCATTTAAAGAGGAGGGATTGTTTGAGTACCACATCTATACTCTTAACACACCATCAACCATAAAGAACAATCAGATCAAGCAGATACGCCTTTTAAAGGAAGATAACCTTAGCGTACATAAGGATTTTGTTTTCCGTGGACAGCCTCATTATTTTAGAAATCTGTACAAAGATGCGCTTCCTAAAGATAAAATAGGGGTCTATATTGAAATAGATAACCGCAAGGAAAATAATCTTGGAATTCCCATCCCCAAGGGCACTGTGAGGGTTTATAAGGCTGACAGTGACGGCAGCCGTCAGTTTATCGGAGAGGACTCGATAGATCACTCACCTAAAGACGAAAAGATCAGAGTAAAAATGGGGGATGCCTTTGACATAACCGGAGTGCGTAAGCAGACCAACTGGAAAAAACTTGAGTGGGATACATATGAGGCTTCATTTGAGATAATTTTAAAAAACCATAAGAAGGAAGACGTCAGGGTACGTGTTCTTGAACCTGTTGTCGGGCAGTGGAAAGTCCTGAATAATTCCCACAATTATAAAAAAGCGGAAAGCAATCTTTTGGAGTTTGCGATAGAGGTCCCCAAAGACGGTGAGGTTAAGTTAAATTATACTGTCACTATGAGATTTTAG